The following is a genomic window from Amycolatopsis sp. BJA-103.
CCGACCGGGAACACCGGAGTGGATTACCGCGGCCTGCTCGCTCGGTCGAGCGAACGTGACCTCGTGAAGCAGGCCTACCGCGCCGCGAGCCTGGACCTCGGCGCCGATCTGGCCAAGCTCGCCGCCGCGCCCCGCGTCAAGGCCGACCACGCCGCCGCCCGGCTGCTCGACCGCATCGGGACGCCGACGGGACGCGGCCACCAGCCGATCGTCACGCTGCACCCGATCGGTGACGGCGTCGCCCCCGAACACGAGCGGACCTATGGCGACCGCGTCGATCCCGCCCGGATCCGGCAGGTTTTCGTGAACCGGGGCGGTCACTGTCAGCACACCGCGGCCGAGGAGCTGACGGCGTTGCGCTTGCTGCGGGATCGCGTCGAGACCGGTCGCTGGCCGTCCACGTCACCGGAGCGGTTGAACGCCGAGGCGAGCCGGTTCGGGCCGGAGTTCCACTTCCTCTACGACTGGCTGCACGGCGAGCCGGGCACTTCCGCGCCCGCTTTCCGGCGCCATCACCCGGCCCCGCTGCCTCGCGTGGCCTGACCGATCAGCCGTCGACGGGGTGGCGCGCCTGGAAGGCGAGCCTCCCGTCGGCGTCCGCCGCGATCCGGTCGAGCAGGTCGTCCAGCGCCATGAAGACCTCCCACGGCGACTGTCCACTCGCGACGGTCAGGCGGTCGACCAGCAGCTGTTCGAGATCCTCGACCCGCTTCGCCTTCCATATCTTGTCCGCGATGCTGACGAGCAGATCCTCGACGCCGACGTCTTCGCCCCAGGCGGCGTGCGTTCGCGCGAATCGAGCCCGCTCTTCGCTGATTCCTTGGGTCAGAAGGAGTTCGTGGCCCGCCTGCTCATGTGCGGAGCCGGGGCCGGACAACTCCCCGGGGTGGACGGTCTTGCCGATGTCGTGGACGGCGGCGCCGAAAAGGGCCGCTTCGCGGTCGAGGTCCACCGCCGGAAACTCCTTCTCCAGCCAGTCGGCCAGCGTGCGGGCCACGTCGTGGACCGCCCGCAGATGGGCGGCGAGCCGAGGGGGAGCGGCCAACTGCTCCAGCAGGGCGGCGACCTCGTCCGGCAGCGGACGCAGCGGTGGTTCGCCGGGGTCGGACAGCGCGCGGCGCAAGGCTTCCGAGGACATGGCGTCCAGGATGACAGGTCCGGTGACGGTTCCCTCATCGCTTGACAACCGCTGCGCCGACCGGTGTACTGGAGACATCGAACAGGCGTTCGATGTGCCGCCTTCCCCGTGGCACCCTCAAACCGTCCACAAAGGACGGTTCAGGTGTCGTGGGGAGGCGAGGTCCGGTGACAGCGGAGGTGGTCGAAGCACGGGCCTTGCCGTTGGCGAGGCTGGCGGCTTTGCCAGGAGTGAGCACGGCCAGTGGCGTGGCTTCCGCGGCCGAACACGCGAGGACGACGGGAAGGGTGCTCCCGGTGTCCGCGGCGTTGTCCGGTCTGCTGCCCGCCGCGGGGCTCCGGCGCGGGAGCACCGTTTCGGTGCTGGGGTCCACGTCATTGATGCTCACCCTGCTCGCCGCCGCCACCGCCGGCGGTGCGTGGGCGGTCGCGGTCGGCCTGCCCGCGCTCGGGGTGGTCGCCGCCGCGGAACTCGGGGTCGAGGTGGGCAGGCTCGCGCTGGTCCCCCGTCCCGGTGCCGAGTTCCCGGCGGTGACCGCGGCCTTGCTCGACGGCTTCGATCTCGTGGTCGTCGGTCCGGGGCTCACCCGGCCCGACGTGGCGAGACGGCTGTCCGCCCGCGCGCGCAACCGTGGTTCGGTGCTGCTTTCGCTGGGTTCCTGGCCCGGTGCGGAGGTCGAGCTGAGCTGCCGTCGCGCGCGCTGGACGGGCTTCACCGGCGGCGGCTCGGGCTACCTGCGGACCCGTGAGGTCGAGGTGCGGGCCGGTGGCCGGGGTGCGGCCGCCCGGCCGATGTCGGCGCTGCTGCGGTTCCCCGGCGAGGGCGAAGTCGAGAAGGCCGACTTCCCCACCGCGACCGCGGCGAGGTGGGGGACGGCGTGAACCCACCTGTACGCATGCTGGTGCTGTGGTGCCCGGACTGGCCCGCGGTCGCCGCCGCGGCCGTCGCGGGCGAGCCCGTCGGCCGTCCGGCCGCGGTCTTCTCGGCGAACCGCGTGGTCGCCTGCACTGCGGTGGCCAGGGGATTCGGCGTCCGTCGCGGGATGCGGCGGCGCGAGGCCCAGTCGTCTTGCCCGGATCTGGCGGTCTTCGGTGAGGACGACGGCCGTGACGCCCGGCTCTTCGAGTCCGTCGCGCAGGCGGTGGAGGAGCTGGCGGTCGGCGTCGAGGTCGTCCGCCCGGGGATCGTCGCCGTCCCGGTCGACGGCGCGGCCGGTTACTTCGGCGGCGAGCACGGTCTCCTCGAAAGGCTGGTCGACGAGGTGTCCGTGGCGGCGGGGGTGGAATCTCAGGTCGGCGTCGCCGACGGCCTGTTCGCCGCGACGCTCGCCGCCCGCCGCTCGACACTGGTCGAGCCGGGTGAGACCGCGGATTTCCTCGCCCCGTTGCCCATTCGAGAGCTCGATCAGCCCGAAGCGGGGCGAACCGAGCTGGTCACCTTGCTCCGGCAGCTGGGACTTCGCACGCTGGGTGCTTTCGCGGCGCTCGGCGAAAGCGACGTCTCCGCGCGTTTCGGGACGGAGGGCGTCCTCGCTCACCGGCTGGCACGAGGGCGGTCCGAACGTCCACCGCTGCGCCGCCGTCCACCACCGGAACTCTCGCTCGCGAAGGCGTTCGACCCGCCGATCGACAGGGTCGACGCCGCCGCGTTCGTGGCGAAAGGGCTCGGTGAGCGCTTCCATGCCGGGCTCGCCGCGCACGGGCTGGCCTGCACTCGCCTCGGCATCTACGCCACCACCGAGACCGGCGAACAACTGGGCAGAGTGTGGCGCTGCGCCGAACCGCTGACCCCGTCCGGCGTCGCGGACAGGGTGCGCTGGCAGTTCGAAGGCTGGCTGAAGGTCCGGGACACCTCGGCGCGGCCCCGATCCGGCGTCGTGCGGCTGCGGCTGGAGCCGGAGGAGACCGTCGAGGGCCGGTCGCTGCAGCTCGGGTTGTGGCAGGCAGGTGCGGCAGGCGCGCTGCGTCCGTCCACAGAGGACGAAGGCCTGTCCGGCGAGCGCGCCGCCCGCGCCCTGGTGCGGGTGCAGGGGTTGCTCGGCCCGGAGAGCGTCTTCACCGCGGTGCTCGACGGCGGCCGCGATCCCGCCGAGCGTGTCCGGCTGGTGCCGTGGGGCGACAGACGGGAGCGGTCCGCGCAAGCGGACGCGAACTGGGCCGGACGGCTCCCGTCGCCCTCCCCGGCGACGGTGTTCCCCCGGCCGGTGCCCGCCCAGGTACTGGACGAACACGGGAGCGTCGTGGAGATCACCGCGCGGCGCCGGGTCACCGCCACACCGTTCCTCGTGAGCTTCGAGGGCGGTGAGCCGCGCCAGGTCCTCGCCTGGGCGGGGCCGTGGCTGGTCGGCGTCCGGGCCGGGGCGGGCCATGCGCGGTCGGGGACCCGGATCCGGTTGCAGGTGCTGCTGGCCGACGGGCCGGACGCGGAGGAGGCGGTGCTGCTCCGCTTCGAACACCACGAAAACCCGATGTGGACGCTGGAAGGGAAGTACGACTGACCATGGACGAGGAGTACACGCGGCTGGTGCGGCGGTGGCTGGAGGAACCGGCCATCCCGGTACAGCGTGCCGAGCAGTGTCAAAGCGCTCTCGGCGGTAAAGAGTGCCTCGAACGAAACACGGCTTGGGCGGCGTGCGTCCCGCGAGCGGAAGTGTTCGTCCCCCCGCCTAGACGCTCGATCGAGAATCGGTGACCGATGGGCTGGAACAACCCTCCGAAGCCGTGGAAGGATCTCGCCCGCGAACTCGCGGGCGAGGTCCAGCCCGGCGACGGCGGTGACAGCCCCGCCTGGAGCGCCAAGCGGGAGGGCTACGAGCGTCCCCCCGACTTGACGGGGCAGATCGGCGAAGACGACGGGGCCACCGCGCGCCGGGTGCCGTACGCCGAACTGCACTGCCATTCGAACTTCAGCTTCCTCGACGGGGCGAGCCATCCCGAGGAACTGGTGGAGGAGGCCGCGCGGCTGGGCCTGGACGCGATCGCCCTCACCGATCACGACGGCATGTACGGCGTGGTGCGCTTCGCCGAAGCGGCGAGAGAACTGGGCGTGCACACCGTCTTCGGCACGGAGCTCAGCTTCGGCCTGTCCGGACCGCAGAACGGGTTCGCCGATCCCGAAGGCGAACACCTTCTCTTGCTGGCCAAGAAACAGGACGGCTACCTGAGCCTGAACCGCGCGATCACCGCCGGACAGCTGTACGGCTTCGACAGGGAATACTTGTCGCCCAAGGAAAGAGCCGAGAAAGGCAGGCCGGTCTACGACCTGCGCGCGGTCGCCGAAGAGGTCAGCGGGAAGTGCGTCGTGCTCACCGGCTGCCGCAAGGGCGCGGTGCGCAAGGCCCTCGTCGCCGGAGGTCCCGTCGCGGCGGTGGAGAAACTGAAGGAACTCATCGACTGCTTCGGCCGGGAGAACGTCTACGTCGAACTCATCGACCACAGCCTCCCCTTGGACAGCACGCACAACGACCTGCTGAGCGAGATGGCCGCGGAGTTCGGGCTGCCGACGGTGGCGACCACGGCGGCGCATTACGCGCGGCCGGAGCGGGCCCCGCTCGCCGACGCGCTCAGCGCGATCCGCGCCCGGCGGGGCCTGGAGGACATGGAGGGCTGGCTGCCCGCCGCGGGGACGGCGTTCCTGCGGTCGGGGGAGGAGATGGCCGAGATCTTCGCGCGGTATCCGGGCGCGGTGCAGCGCGCGGCGCTGCTCGGCCGGGAATGCGCGTTCGAACTGCATCACATCGAACCGAAGCTGCCGCCGTTCGACGTTCCGGCGGGGTACACCGAAGCGTCCTACTTGAAGGAACTCACTCTCAAGGGCGCGAAGGACCACGAGAAGAACAAGACCGCCGAGTACCGCCGAAAAGCCCGGAAGCTGATCGCGCACGAACTGGAGATCATCGAAAAGCTGGGCTTCCCCGGCTACTTCCTGATCGTCTGGGACATCGTGCGGTTCTGCCGGGAGAACGACATCCTCTGCCAGGGCCGGGGTTCGGCCGCGAATTCCGCGGTCTGTTACGCGCTCGGCATCACCAAGGTCGACGCCGTGCGCTACGGACTGCTCTTCGAACGGTTCCTCGCCCCCGACCGCGACGGTTATCCGGACATCGATCTCGACATCGAATCCGACCGCCGCGAAGAGGCGATCCAGTACGTCTACGAAAAATACGGGCGGCTGAACACCGCGCAGGTGGCGAACGTGATCACCTATCGGGCGCGGTCCGCGGTCCGGGACGCGGCGCGGGCACTGGGGTATTCACCCGGCCAGCAGGACGCGTGGAGCAAGCAGATCGACCGCTGGGGTGCGTTGCGGTCGACGGAGAAGGATCACGATCACGACATTCCCGGCGAAGTCGTCGAACTCGCTTGCGCGCTCGAAGACTTCCCCCGGCATCTCGGCATTCATTCCGGCGGCATGGTGATCTGCCAACAGCCGGTGAGCGAGGTGGTGCCGATCGAATGGGCCAGGATGGAGAACCGCAGTGTCGTGCAGTGGGAGAAGGACGACTGCGCCGCCGCGGGACTGGTCAAATTCGATCTGCTCGGACTCGGGATGTTGTCGGCCCTGCACTATATGATAGATCTGGTTCACGACCACAAAGGGGAAGAGGTCGACATCTCCGAATTGGATCTCAAGGATCAGAACGTCTACGAAATGCTCTGCCGTGCCGACGCGATCGGCGTTTTCCAAGTGGAGAGCCGCGCGCAGCTGGCCACCCTGCCTCGCTTGCGCCCCAAGAAGTTCTACGACCTCGCGGTCGAGGTCGCGCTCATCCGGCCCGGTCCGATCCAGGGCGGTTCGGTGCATCCCTACATCCGGCGAAAGAACGATCAGGAGAAATGGGATTTCGACCATCCGAAACTGGAGAACGCGCTGAAGAAGACCCTCGGCGTCCCGTTGTTCCAGGAGCAGATGATGCAGATCGCCCTCGACGTCGCCGATTTCACCCCGGCGGAGGCCGATCAGTTACGGCACGCCATGGGTGCGAAGCGTTCCGAGCAGAAGATGGAACGGCTCAAACGCCGATTCCTCGAAGGTGCGGCGAAGCACGACATCGGTGAGGAGCTCGCGGAGAAGATCTTCGGCAAGCTCAAGGCGTTCGCGAATTTCGGTTTCCCGGAGAGTCACGCGCTGAGTTTCGCCCTGCTGGTGTTCGCGAGCGCGTACTTCAAGTACTACCACCCGGACGCGTTCCTGGCCGGTTTGCTGCGCGCGCAGCCGATGGGGTTCTACTCGCCGCAGTCGCTGGTCGCCGACGCGCGGCGGCACGGGGTGAAGGTGCTCGGCCCCGACATCAACGCGAGCCTCCCGCACGCGACGCTGGAACCCTTGCCGGAAGGGGGAGAACTGCTCGCCGTGCGGGGTGGCCTGTCCACCGTGCGGATGATCGGCGAGAACCTGGCGAAGGAGATCGTCGAAGAGCGAGAGCGCGGCGGCCCGTTCGCGGATCTGCCCGAGGTCGCCCGGCGGGTGCGGCTGACCAAACCTCAGGTCGAGGCGCTGGCCACGGCAGGCGCGTTCGGTTGTTTCGGCGAGAGCAGGCGGAGCGCGCTCTGGGCGGCGGGCGCGGTCGCCGACGAAAGCCTGGAGAAACTCCCCGGTCTCGCCACCGGGGTCAAGGCACCGATGTTGCCGGGGATGGACGAAATCGACGTCGCGGCCGCGGATGTCTGGGCGACCGGGGTGTCGCCGGACAGCTTCCCGACCCAGTTCATCCGGGAGAGCCTCGACGAACTCGGCGTCGTCACGGCGGCGGGCCTGCGCGAGGTCCCACACGGCACGCGGGTGCTGACCGGTGGCGCGGTGACCCATCGCCAGCGGCCGGCGACCGCGGGCGGCGTCACCTTCATGAACCTCGAGGACGAGACGGGGATGATCAACATCATCTGCACGATGGGGGTGTGGCAGCGCTATCACCGGGTCGCGCGCGGCAGTCCGGCGCTGCTGATCCGGGGTGTGGTCGAGCGCACCGGGGAGGTGGTGAACGTCCTCGCCGAACAGATCCGGCACCTGCCGCTGCGGATCACCGCCAAGTCCCGTGACTTCCACTGACCTCACTTGACGGCCCGGCGGTGGCCGTGCTGTAGTTCGATCAACGTCGCAGTGCACCCGGCAAAGAGACCGTCGTGGGCGCGGAGGCGTCGGACCATGGGAAATCATGGAAACCCCTTCTTCATCGAACGGCCGGTTGACGGCGTTCGGAAATCAACTCGTTCAGGTTCACAACTGGCTGCGTAAAGAGCTGGCCAGGCTGCACGACGACCTCGGCTCGGTCGCGGACGGGCGTGCCGAGCGGCTGCGCGATCTCCGCGCGCATTGCCTCACCTTCTGCTCGGCGCTGACCAGGCATCACACCGGGGAGGACGGCGGCGCTTTCCTTGTGCTGGCGGAGAAATTCCCCGAGTTGCGGCCGACGCTCGAAGAGCTCGCACACGACCACGACGTCATGTCCGGGATCATCGAGCGGCTCGAAGAACTGGTCGGCGGCGTCGGCCCGGCGTCGAGCCCGGCCGAGATCCTGCACGTCCAGCGGGAACTCGACGGCCTCACGGCGATCATGGAGACGCATTTCCGGTACGAGGAGAAGCGCATCGTCGAGGCGCTCGACTCCCTGGACATGCCGGAGTGGCGGGACGCGAAGCCGTCGTTTCTGCTGAAATCTCATTAGGACAAGATCTGTCCTATACGCCCTTTAGCGTTCTTCTCAACGCACCACGACGACTGAGGAGACCCCTGATGAGCAACCCGATCCCCGCCGGCTACCACTCGGTCACCCCGTGGATCATCTCGCGCGACACCGCGGGCATGATCGACTTTCTCAAGCGGGTCTTCGACGCCGAGCCGATGGGCGAACCGGTGTACGTCGAGGGCGGCAAGATCGGGCACGCCGAGGTTCGCGTCGGCGACTCGGTCGTCATGCTGTTCGACGCGCAGGACGACTGGGTCGAGACCCCGGCGTACCTGCGGCTCTACGTCGAGGACAGCGTGGAGACACAGCGCCGGGCCGTCGAGGCGGGCGCCGAAGAGGTCACGAAGCAGACCGAGCTCTTCTTCGGCGACCGCGTCGGCCGGGTCCGTGACCCGTTCGGCAACCTGTGGTGGATCCAGACCCGGCTGGTCGACCTCGACTTCCCCGAGATGGAACGCCGCATGAACGACCCGAAGTTCGTCGAGGCCATGCGGTACGTCTCGGGTTCGAAGATCATTCCGAGTCGCTGAAGTCGGTAGGGTGGTGACAGCGACGCGGAGGTGAGCCGGTGGATCACCACCCACTCCGGGGCAACCCCGGGGAGCACGACGACAGCGAGACACGGCGCCCCGCGCGAGCTCGGCATGCTTCGCGTACGGGTCCGCGCGGATGACAGGAGAAAAAGTCACCTCCGCGTCGCTCCTCGGGCCGATGCCGGTCTGGCGGTGGCAGGTGGCCCGCTGGGCGACCTTCGACGACTGCGCCGCCGCGCTCGACCTGACGACCGGTGAACTCTCGTGGTTCGCCGACACGAAGGGCTGGAACCGGCGCGCGGTCGATCCGGTCCGGCACTACGGCCACCGGTGGATCCCGACCGCTTCGGGCGGGGTGCGGCTCATCGAGCGGCCGAAGCCGCGGCTCGCCGAACTGCAGCGGCGGATCCTGCGGCACGTCGTCGAGGCGCTGCCGGTGCACGAGGCCGCACACGGGTTCCGGCGCGGACGTTCGGGGATGTCGTGTGCCACCCCGCACGCCGGCCGGGAGACCGTGGTCAGGATGGATCTCGAAGGGTTCTTCCCGGCGGTGTCCGCGCGCCGGATCTCGGCCCTGCTCGCGCTCGCCGGGTACCCGCCCGCCGTGGCGGAAGCCCTCGCGGGCGTCCTCACCACGGCCTCCCCGCCCGACGTTCTCGCCGCCGTGCCCGAGGGGCGGCGGGATCCCGCGCGGGTGCGGTTGCTGAGGAACCTGGCGGCCACGCATCTGCCGCAAGGCGCGCCGTCCTCGCCCGCGGTGGCGAACGCGGTCACGCATCATCTGGACCGGCGGCTGGACGGTCTCGCACGGTCACTGGGCGCGGCCTACACGCGGTACGCCGACGATCTGGCGTTCTCCGGGGATTCCCTGCCGTTGCACCGGTTGCTGCCCGGCGTCCGGCGGATCGTGACCGACGAGGGCTTCCGGCTGCGGGACGACAAGACGTCGATCGCGGGCGCACACCAGCGGCAACGGGTCGCGGGCCTGGTGGTCAACAGCGCGCCCGCCGCGACGCGCGCCGACTACGACGCCCTGCGCGCGCTGCTCCACAACTGCGTCCGGACCGGGCCGGAGGCGCAGAACCGGGCCGCGCATCCGGACTTCCGCGCCCATCTGCTCGGCCGCATCGGCTGGATCGCTACGTCGTCGGGGGCGCGGGCGGCGAAGCTGCGCGCGTTGTTCGACGGGATCACCTGGGCTTGAGCGGGTATGCGATCCTGAACGGGTGATCGAGACCGCGGAAGACTACCGAGAAGCCGTCCTTTCCCAGCAATGGTGGGAAAAACGCAGTTTCGTCGGCTGTGACTTCACCGAGGCCGACCTGCGCGGGCTGCGCACCCAGGGCTGCACCTTCGACCAATGCGACTTCACCAAGGTCGACTTCGAGGGCTCGCGCCACGAGGCGTCGGCGTTCCGGTCCTGCACCTTCGACCGCAGTGTGCTCGCCGGTACCAGGTGGAGCTCCTGTTCGATGCTCGGATCGTCCTTTGTAGACTGCCGATTTCAGAAGGTCGCGTTCACCGAATGCGATCTCTCGCTGGTCTCGCTGAGCCGCAACCGACTGTCCAAAGTGGATCTCTCCGGGCTGCGGCTGCGCGAGGCCAACCTGACCGAGGCGGACCTCACCGGCGCAGATCTGCGCGGCGCCGACCTCACCGGTGCCCGGCTGGCCGGAGCGAAACTCGAAGGTGCCGACCTGCGCGGAGCGCGGATCGACGCCAACGGCCTGGTGCAGGCGAATCTCGCGGGCGTCCACGTCGACACCGAGACCGCGGTGGCCTACGCCGCCGCACACGGCCTCGTCATCCACTGACCCCCTGAACGCTATGAAAGGCCCGTTACTTGCAAATTTTGCAAGTAACGGGCCTTTCATAGCACGAGAGGTGACTAGTCGATCGGCGGTTCGCCCGGGTCCAGCTCGATGAGGTCGCCCTCGGCGAGCAGCTCCTCGATGGACGCCGGCAGCAGGTACGCCGACCCGCCACCGGGCTGGTTGAACCACGGGATCGCGACACCGGCCAGCGCTTCGAGCGGACGTTGCACGCGGTACACGTGATACGGCCGGTTCACCCACTCCGGCACGAGCGAGCGCTCCTCGAACGGTGTCCCGGCCGCATAGGTCAGGTTGCCGTTCGGGCCACCGAAGCGGTCCAGCTCGCTGCCCGCGGGCAGCTCACGCAGTTCCTTGCCGCGGAACAGCGTCAGTGGCGGCTCACCGTTGAGCGGCGAGATCGGCCAGTTCTGCTTGGCGTCGGGAGGTCCGGCCGCCGAGACCTGCGGGCGGGCCGGCTCCTCGCGCCGCATCGGCGGCGGCGGCGGAGGCGGCGTCACCGGCGGTTCGCGCCGGGGCGGGGCGGGCGGCGGGCTCGCCAGCGCCGGGTTCGGCGGCCGCACCGGAGGCGCGGGCGGGACCGGTGCGGGGGCGGGCTCGTCGTCCAGATCGTCCCCGAGCAGCTCCTCTGCCGTCGTGAACGCCGTCTGCTCCTGTGCCGGGATCGACTCCCGCGGCGGCACCGGATGCGAACCGGTCGCGATCTCGGGGGAGAGCGTCGTCAGCACGGGCCGGGCCGGAGCCGGAGCCGGAGGCGGCTCCTCGACCGGCTGCTCCTCGACAGCGGCAGGCTCGTCGAAGTGCGGCTCGTCGGCGGGCGGAGCACCGTTCGGGTTCAGCAGGACCTTGCCGAGCATGAACGCGGCCGCATCCTCGGCGTCGCCGAACACCGCCGGGTTGGTCAGCTTCCCGTCGTACCAGCCGACCCGCCAGCCGCCGCCGTCCACCTGCTCGACGCTCCAGCCGTGCTCCGCGGGGCCGCCGATGCGGTAGACGTCTTCGGGTACGTCGAGGTCGTCGAACTTCGACTGCAGCTCGTTCAGCACCGGCACCGGGTGCTCGTCGCGGCGAGGCCGCTCCGGCGCGGCGCGGCGCGGGGCTTCTTCACGCTGCGGTTCGGGCTCAGGGCGGGACACGGGGGCGGTAGCAAAGGTCCCCCGCTCCTGCTGTGGGCCGTCGACCTGCGTGACCTCGGAGTCCGAGAGCGGAGGAACGTCGGGCTCCGCGTCGTGCGTCAGGAGGGGCAGCTCAGGACCGGCGTCGGCCTGCTCGACGGGCGTGTAGCCGGTGGTCGCCTCCAGCTCGGGGGGCGTGTACGGCTGGTTCTCCTCCTGCGGGGGGTACGCGTCCTGAGCTTCCTCGCGAGGCTGCTCGTAGGCGTCGACCTGCGGGGCCCGCGCGTACGTGGTGGCCTCCGGGTCGGCGACCTGAGGCTCCGGCTCGGGCTCCGCGTGCTGATGCGGCGCGTCGTCCTGCCGGGCCTCGTCGGTGTACGCGTCCTGTTCGGACTCGCGGAACGGCGCCTCTTCGTGCGCGTACTGGTCCTCGTAGCCGGCTTCGTACTGCTGCTCGGCGGCGGCTTCGTGGAAGTCCTGCGCCTGGTAGTCCTGGGTGTCGTAGTCCTCTTCGTACCGCTGGGCCTGCTCGGCCTGGTCCGGAACGCTCGCCTCGGCCGCGGGAACGGCCGCCGCGGCGGCGACCGGTGCCGCTGCCGCGGCCGCCACCACCGCGGGGTCCGGGCCCGGCTGATGCGGCGGCGGGACGGGCGGCTGAGCGGCCTGGATCGGGCCGGGACCCGCGGGACCGTTGGGTCCCGGCTGACCGGGACCGCCCTGGTTGACCGCGGGCTGCTGCTGCGGCACGGGCCCGTTCGGTCCTGGGCCGTTCTGCGAGAGGCCGTTCTGGGGCGGGCCCTGCGGAGGCGGGCCCCCGGGCCCACCCGGGCCGCCGTTGGGGCCACCCGGGCCGTTGGGGCGCTGCTGCGGGGGCGGATTCCCCCGGGTGAGGTACCCCGCGGCGGCCTGCAGTGTCGGGTCGTCGACCTCCGGCAGCGTGAAGCCGTTCTGCCGGACGTGGTCGATCAGGTCGAGTTCCGGCGAAACGCCGTACTCGCGCAGGTAGAAGTTGACGGCGGCGGGCCAGATCCACTGTCCGTCGCTGTGGAAGGCGACCGGGACGGTGGCCTCGGGGGTCTGCGCGAGCCTGTCGATGTCGTAGCCGCGCTCGGTGACCACCAGCGGCGCGTGGTCGAGGTATTCGAGCAGCCTGTCCTGCTCCTCGATCTCCAGGTCGGGCCGGTTGATCACCGGACGCCCGGCCGGGCCGATGGTGTCGAAGATGCGGGCGATGCGGAAATGCGGCCCGGGCTGCTCGGGGCTGAGGCCGGACATGCGCCGGATCAGCCATTCGGGCACGTTCTCTTCGGAGCGGGGGAACATGCGCAGTTCGTCGGAGAGTGCCTGCGGAGGCGGCGCGAGGCGCCACTGGGGCTCGTCTCGGTTGTACTCGAGGTTGTAGCTGGACGGGTGATCGAGCTGGTACCGGGCGTTGAACCAGGTGCCGCGGCCGTCGCGGTACATCCCGGCACGCAGCCTGCCGAACAGCGTCGCGATGTCGTGGGTCGCGACCCACTCGTGCGCGGTGCCGTCCTCGGTGATGATCTCGCCGGTCATCTCGTGGTACCTGCCGACGGCTCGGTACTCGGCGGTCACCTTCCGCCAATCACGAGGCGCGGCCCGCAGCAGGGCGAGGCCGATCTGCTTGACCAGGGTGTCCTGCTCGGTCGCGTTCAGCTGAGTCGTCGGTTGTGCCACGGTCACATTTTGACCGTATCCGCGCTCGTGTGCACCCCGCATGTGGGTTTTGCCGCTCTTGACAATGTGGAAGACGCCCTGACCTGCTGCCGGATGACTCACCCGGGATACTGACGGCGTGACCCGATTTGCCCGCGAGGCCGTGAAGGACGAGGACTGATGACGTTGGCCGGACAGCGGCGTGACCGTGGGGCACTGCTCCATCACCTGCCGTTCCTGCTGGTGATGCTGGTGGTGGCCGTCGCCGCCCTGCGGATCGGGCAGTACCACTGGCGTCAGGGGGCCGCGCTGATCGGCGGGGCGCTGATGCTCGCGGGGCTGCTGAGGGCGGTCCTGCCGAACGCGAAGGCCGGGCTGCTGGCGATCCGGGGCAAGCCGGTCGACGTCCTGACTTATGGCGCGCTTTCTGTCTTGATCCTTTTCA
Proteins encoded in this region:
- a CDS encoding reverse transcriptase family protein, with translation MTGEKVTSASLLGPMPVWRWQVARWATFDDCAAALDLTTGELSWFADTKGWNRRAVDPVRHYGHRWIPTASGGVRLIERPKPRLAELQRRILRHVVEALPVHEAAHGFRRGRSGMSCATPHAGRETVVRMDLEGFFPAVSARRISALLALAGYPPAVAEALAGVLTTASPPDVLAAVPEGRRDPARVRLLRNLAATHLPQGAPSSPAVANAVTHHLDRRLDGLARSLGAAYTRYADDLAFSGDSLPLHRLLPGVRRIVTDEGFRLRDDKTSIAGAHQRQRVAGLVVNSAPAATRADYDALRALLHNCVRTGPEAQNRAAHPDFRAHLLGRIGWIATSSGARAAKLRALFDGITWA
- a CDS encoding pentapeptide repeat-containing protein — encoded protein: MIETAEDYREAVLSQQWWEKRSFVGCDFTEADLRGLRTQGCTFDQCDFTKVDFEGSRHEASAFRSCTFDRSVLAGTRWSSCSMLGSSFVDCRFQKVAFTECDLSLVSLSRNRLSKVDLSGLRLREANLTEADLTGADLRGADLTGARLAGAKLEGADLRGARIDANGLVQANLAGVHVDTETAVAYAAAHGLVIH
- a CDS encoding TNT domain-containing protein (This protein contains a domain related to Tuberculosis Necrotizing Toxin, which is the C-terminal effector domain of outer membrane channel protein CpnT, and which has a lethal NAD+-glycohydrolase activity.); this translates as MTVAQPTTQLNATEQDTLVKQIGLALLRAAPRDWRKVTAEYRAVGRYHEMTGEIITEDGTAHEWVATHDIATLFGRLRAGMYRDGRGTWFNARYQLDHPSSYNLEYNRDEPQWRLAPPPQALSDELRMFPRSEENVPEWLIRRMSGLSPEQPGPHFRIARIFDTIGPAGRPVINRPDLEIEEQDRLLEYLDHAPLVVTERGYDIDRLAQTPEATVPVAFHSDGQWIWPAAVNFYLREYGVSPELDLIDHVRQNGFTLPEVDDPTLQAAAGYLTRGNPPPQQRPNGPGGPNGGPGGPGGPPPQGPPQNGLSQNGPGPNGPVPQQQPAVNQGGPGQPGPNGPAGPGPIQAAQPPVPPPHQPGPDPAVVAAAAAAPVAAAAAVPAAEASVPDQAEQAQRYEEDYDTQDYQAQDFHEAAAEQQYEAGYEDQYAHEEAPFRESEQDAYTDEARQDDAPHQHAEPEPEPQVADPEATTYARAPQVDAYEQPREEAQDAYPPQEENQPYTPPELEATTGYTPVEQADAGPELPLLTHDAEPDVPPLSDSEVTQVDGPQQERGTFATAPVSRPEPEPQREEAPRRAAPERPRRDEHPVPVLNELQSKFDDLDVPEDVYRIGGPAEHGWSVEQVDGGGWRVGWYDGKLTNPAVFGDAEDAAAFMLGKVLLNPNGAPPADEPHFDEPAAVEEQPVEEPPPAPAPARPVLTTLSPEIATGSHPVPPRESIPAQEQTAFTTAEELLGDDLDDEPAPAPVPPAPPVRPPNPALASPPPAPPRREPPVTPPPPPPPMRREEPARPQVSAAGPPDAKQNWPISPLNGEPPLTLFRGKELRELPAGSELDRFGGPNGNLTYAAGTPFEERSLVPEWVNRPYHVYRVQRPLEALAGVAIPWFNQPGGGSAYLLPASIEELLAEGDLIELDPGEPPID
- a CDS encoding DUF3017 domain-containing protein — its product is MTLAGQRRDRGALLHHLPFLLVMLVVAVAALRIGQYHWRQGAALIGGALMLAGLLRAVLPNAKAGLLAIRGKPVDVLTYGALSVLILFIAFTITGGPLS